A genome region from Prochlorococcus marinus CUG1417 includes the following:
- the asnB gene encoding asparagine synthase (glutamine-hydrolyzing) — translation MCGIAGIWDFNNGTSGDLLAKEVNDMAKNIKSRGPDSSGCWIDEKIGIALSHRRLAIQDLSKNGNQPFLSQSGRYVIVFNGEIYNHKLLRKDLSKYSTGNFFWKGNSDTETLLACIETWGLNSALDRFAGMFSFALWDRKKRSIYLVRDRFGEKPLYYGLKKFNNRSRKSFLFASDLSAFRALKNYQININQAAFESFINQGFISAPLTIEDDINQLSPGHYLEINYENIERLEFRSINPIKWWDPLKISQNRSELNLNNDDFAIKEVNNSLLRSVEEKKISDVPIGVFLSSGIDSSLICSLLMHSSKEPINSFTISFPDNNQGEVGFDEGPAAKLIASYLGTNHNEVALSSSDLIKLIPSLSSIYTEPFADSSQIPTYLVCREASKNGLKVVLSGDGADELFGGYNRHYLIPKIHKIFKNLPYSVRSLVSSLLINLPNKNIGLSQQKIQKLSKSILHADNLESIYNSLTCGSNDTSYLLNEEFTNCSQQKKEILPYASSIAERIMLADVQNYLHSDILVKTDRASMATGLEVRAPFLDHRVAELAWELPLSMKIRNRKTKWILKKILSNYLPNSLINNQKKGFAIPINNWLRGPLKDWACDLLSDSTIKRQGYLNSEIVSKNLTSHLSGEKDNSSRLWTLLIWQSWLSDIEL, via the coding sequence ATGTGCGGAATAGCGGGTATATGGGATTTTAATAATGGTACTTCGGGAGATCTTTTGGCTAAAGAAGTCAATGATATGGCGAAAAATATAAAGTCAAGAGGCCCTGATAGTTCTGGATGTTGGATTGATGAAAAGATTGGAATTGCATTATCTCATAGAAGATTGGCAATTCAAGATTTAAGTAAGAATGGAAACCAACCTTTTTTAAGTCAATCAGGTAGATATGTAATTGTTTTTAATGGGGAAATTTATAACCATAAATTATTAAGAAAAGATCTTTCCAAATACAGCACTGGAAACTTCTTTTGGAAAGGAAACTCAGATACTGAAACACTTCTTGCCTGTATAGAGACTTGGGGATTGAATTCAGCATTAGACAGATTTGCAGGAATGTTTTCTTTTGCATTATGGGATCGAAAAAAAAGATCTATTTATTTGGTAAGAGATAGATTTGGAGAAAAACCTCTTTATTATGGTTTGAAAAAATTTAATAATAGAAGCAGAAAAAGTTTTTTATTTGCTTCAGATTTAAGTGCTTTCAGGGCACTAAAAAACTATCAAATAAATATAAATCAGGCTGCGTTTGAGTCTTTTATAAATCAAGGTTTTATTTCTGCACCTTTGACAATTGAAGATGATATTAATCAATTGAGTCCAGGCCACTATTTGGAAATTAACTATGAAAATATTGAAAGATTAGAGTTCAGAAGTATAAATCCTATAAAGTGGTGGGATCCTTTAAAAATTTCTCAGAATAGGTCTGAATTGAATCTTAATAATGACGATTTTGCAATTAAAGAAGTCAACAATTCACTATTAAGATCAGTTGAGGAAAAGAAAATTTCTGATGTCCCTATAGGGGTTTTTCTATCTAGCGGTATTGATTCCTCCCTGATTTGTTCTTTATTAATGCATTCCTCTAAAGAACCTATAAATAGCTTTACTATCTCTTTCCCAGATAATAATCAAGGGGAAGTGGGGTTTGACGAGGGACCCGCTGCAAAATTGATAGCCTCTTATTTAGGTACAAATCATAATGAAGTGGCCCTTTCCTCCTCAGATTTGATCAAATTAATTCCCTCTTTATCAAGTATTTATACTGAGCCATTCGCTGATTCGTCTCAAATCCCTACATATCTAGTTTGTAGAGAAGCTTCTAAAAATGGTCTTAAAGTCGTTCTATCTGGGGATGGAGCTGATGAACTATTTGGCGGATACAATCGTCATTATTTAATACCTAAAATACATAAAATTTTTAAAAACTTACCTTATTCAGTTAGATCTTTAGTTAGTAGCTTATTAATAAACTTACCAAATAAAAATATAGGTCTATCTCAACAAAAAATTCAAAAGTTATCAAAATCTATCTTACATGCCGATAACTTAGAGTCTATTTATAACTCTTTAACTTGTGGATCGAATGATACATCATATTTACTCAATGAAGAATTTACTAATTGTAGTCAACAGAAGAAAGAAATATTACCATATGCTTCCTCCATTGCTGAAAGAATAATGCTTGCTGATGTTCAAAATTATCTTCATTCAGATATCCTTGTAAAAACTGATCGAGCCTCGATGGCAACTGGTTTAGAAGTTAGAGCTCCTTTCTTGGATCATAGAGTAGCTGAATTAGCCTGGGAATTGCCGCTTTCTATGAAAATAAGAAATCGAAAAACAAAATGGATACTTAAGAAGATTTTAAGCAATTATTTGCCTAATTCTTTAATTAACAATCAAAAAAAAGGTTTTGCAATACCAATTAATAATTGGTTGAGAGGACCTTTAAAAGATTGGGCTTGTGATCTGCTTTCAGACTCAACTATTAAAAGGCAAGGTTATTTAAATTCAGAAATAGTATCTAAAAATTTGACCTCTCACTTAAGTGGTGAAAAAGATAATTCATCAAGATTATGGACATTATTGATATGGCAATCTTGGCTTTCTGATATAGAACTATAA